In a genomic window of Neisseria flavescens:
- a CDS encoding VanZ family protein, translated as MKALPLNKFTAAACIWFAAAIYALLFKEGGNSAPPFPYFDKVGHFGLFFGQAWLCAKIFIQDNRNIPYKGILFAALLFAIGSELAQAFLTATRQGSIADGIADMAGTAVALWFAEKVKAAKS; from the coding sequence ATGAAAGCCTTGCCATTAAACAAATTTACTGCCGCTGCCTGTATTTGGTTTGCCGCCGCCATTTATGCCTTACTTTTCAAAGAGGGCGGCAATAGCGCTCCACCATTTCCCTATTTTGATAAAGTCGGCCATTTTGGGCTGTTTTTCGGTCAGGCATGGCTGTGTGCAAAAATATTTATTCAAGACAATAGGAATATTCCCTATAAAGGCATTCTGTTTGCCGCTTTATTGTTTGCAATAGGAAGCGAGCTGGCTCAGGCATTTCTAACTGCTACGCGCCAAGGTTCGATCGCGGACGGTATTGCCGATATGGCAGGTACGGCTGTGGCGCTGTGGTTTGCAGAAAAAGTTAAAGCAGCAAAAAGTTAG
- the pth gene encoding aminoacyl-tRNA hydrolase, whose translation MSLKIKLIVGLGNPGQEYEQTRHNVGFWLLDELAWKWKVNFKDEKKFYGEVARATTPDGDVWLLKPMTFMNRSGQAVAALAQFYKIKPEEILVVHDELDIPCGRIKFKLGGGNGGHNGLKDIQARLGTPNFYRLRLGIDHPGDRNLVVGYVLNKPSVEHRQQIDDSIAKSLQGLPAVLNGEWEEATRFLHSK comes from the coding sequence ATGAGCTTGAAAATTAAATTAATCGTCGGTTTGGGCAATCCAGGCCAAGAATACGAACAAACGCGCCACAATGTCGGCTTTTGGCTATTGGACGAACTGGCGTGGAAATGGAAAGTCAATTTTAAAGACGAAAAGAAATTTTACGGCGAAGTAGCGCGCGCCACTACGCCTGATGGCGATGTTTGGCTGCTCAAACCCATGACCTTTATGAACCGCTCCGGTCAGGCAGTCGCCGCTTTGGCTCAGTTTTACAAAATCAAGCCGGAGGAAATCTTGGTGGTTCATGATGAGCTGGATATTCCATGCGGCCGTATCAAATTCAAACTTGGCGGCGGCAACGGCGGACACAACGGCCTCAAAGACATTCAGGCTCGTTTGGGTACGCCCAATTTCTACCGCCTGCGCTTAGGCATTGATCACCCTGGCGACCGTAATTTGGTTGTCGGTTATGTGTTGAATAAACCGTCGGTGGAACACAGGCAGCAAATTGATGATTCCATTGCCAAATCCCTGCAAGGATTGCCGGCCGTGTTGAATGGTGAATGGGAAGAGGCAACACGTTTTTTACACAGTAAGTAA
- a CDS encoding RnfH family protein, translating into MLEIEIVYGLADRQVLKSMTVAEGTTVREAALQSSLEVEFPELDLQQAPLGIFGKAVKDETALRDGDRIEVYRPLLIDPKEARRKRAGQE; encoded by the coding sequence ATGCTTGAGATTGAAATTGTTTACGGACTGGCCGATAGGCAAGTATTGAAGAGCATGACCGTTGCTGAAGGTACAACCGTACGCGAAGCTGCCCTGCAAAGCAGTTTGGAAGTGGAGTTCCCAGAGTTGGATTTACAGCAAGCGCCTTTGGGTATTTTCGGCAAGGCCGTGAAAGATGAGACAGCGTTGCGCGATGGCGATCGGATTGAGGTTTATCGTCCATTGTTGATTGATCCGAAAGAAGCGAGACGTAAACGCGCAGGGCAAGAATAA
- a CDS encoding type II toxin-antitoxin system RatA family toxin: MKKVEKNVLVLHSAKEMFELVDKVEDYPKFLPWYSKTEVIERKGNELKARLFMDYMRVKQSFATHNYNIPGQEIRMDLLEGPFKTLRGTWKFIDLGDDMCKVEFRLEYDFSNAVLSAMISPVFGHLAGTLVDAFIKEADRRYA, encoded by the coding sequence ATGAAAAAAGTCGAGAAAAACGTATTGGTGCTGCATAGCGCTAAGGAAATGTTTGAGCTGGTGGACAAAGTTGAGGACTATCCAAAATTTTTGCCGTGGTACAGCAAGACCGAAGTTATCGAACGCAAAGGCAATGAGCTAAAAGCGCGCCTGTTTATGGACTATATGCGCGTCAAACAGTCGTTTGCGACGCACAACTACAATATCCCGGGGCAGGAAATCCGCATGGATTTGCTCGAAGGGCCGTTTAAAACCCTGCGCGGCACTTGGAAATTTATCGACTTGGGCGATGATATGTGCAAAGTCGAATTCAGATTAGAATACGATTTTTCCAATGCCGTACTCTCTGCCATGATTTCCCCAGTATTCGGCCATCTTGCCGGTACGTTGGTGGATGCTTTTATTAAAGAGGCCGACCGCCGCTATGCTTGA
- a CDS encoding ATP-binding cassette domain-containing protein: MNILSVENASFAVGHVALLDKTSFQLDSGEKVGLIGRNGAGKSSFLKILAGVQKLDDGQIIVQNNLKIVYVPQESFFDKEATVFDTVAEGLGEIRDLLRRYHHVSHDLEHNSDGVLLKELNELQLEIEAKDGWKLDAAVKQTLGELGLPENEKIGNLSGGQKKRVALAQAWVQKPDVLLLDEPTNHLDIDAIIWLENLLKAFEGSLVVITHDRRFLDNIATRIVELDRGILRSYPGSFSKYSEKKAQELAVEAEHNRLFDKFHAQEEAWIRKGIEARRTRNEGRVRRLEELRRQRAERRNVQGQVNFKLDSGEKSGKIIAELEHASFAYGDKVIMDKFSAILQRGDKIGLIGPNGIGKTTFLKLILGELNPTYGRIRIGSKQEVAYFDQFRSALNENDTVFYTLGQGNDYVEVGGKKKHVMSYLEDFLFHPARAQSPVSSLSGGERNRLLLAKLFTRPANILVLDEPTNDLDIDTQELLEDLLRDYQGTVFLVSHDRMFLDNVITQSIVFEGQGRLKEYIGGYQDYIDAKSREEKIQTASAPKASNAEPAKEKPKANRTVKLSYKEQRELDALPDEIATLETEQAEINTRLSDPEIFKDYEKAGALQSRAEEIEMLLLEKLERWEWLEAKQNGEAV, from the coding sequence ATGAATATCTTATCCGTAGAAAACGCTTCCTTTGCCGTCGGCCATGTTGCCCTGCTCGACAAAACTTCCTTCCAACTCGACAGCGGCGAAAAAGTCGGCTTAATCGGCCGCAACGGTGCGGGTAAGTCTTCGTTTTTAAAAATCCTCGCCGGCGTGCAAAAGCTCGACGACGGACAGATTATTGTTCAAAACAACCTCAAAATCGTTTATGTGCCTCAGGAATCGTTTTTCGACAAAGAAGCCACCGTATTTGATACCGTTGCCGAAGGTTTGGGTGAAATCCGCGATTTATTGCGCCGTTATCATCACGTCAGCCATGATTTGGAACACAATTCAGACGGCGTTTTATTAAAAGAACTCAACGAATTGCAACTCGAAATCGAAGCGAAGGACGGCTGGAAACTGGATGCGGCGGTGAAGCAGACTTTGGGCGAACTCGGTTTGCCGGAAAACGAAAAAATCGGCAACCTCTCCGGCGGTCAGAAAAAGCGCGTCGCCTTGGCGCAGGCTTGGGTGCAGAAGCCCGATGTATTGCTGCTGGACGAACCGACCAACCATTTGGACATCGACGCGATTATTTGGTTGGAAAACCTGCTCAAAGCGTTTGAAGGCAGCTTGGTTGTGATTACCCACGACCGCCGTTTTTTGGACAATATCGCCACGCGCATCGTCGAACTCGACCGAGGTATTTTGCGTTCCTATCCCGGCTCGTTCTCCAAATACAGCGAGAAAAAAGCGCAGGAATTGGCGGTTGAAGCGGAACACAACCGCCTGTTTGACAAATTCCACGCGCAGGAAGAAGCGTGGATACGCAAAGGCATCGAAGCGCGCCGCACCCGCAACGAAGGCCGCGTGCGCCGTTTGGAAGAGCTGCGCCGCCAACGCGCCGAACGCCGCAATGTGCAGGGACAGGTCAACTTCAAGCTCGACAGCGGCGAGAAAAGCGGCAAAATCATCGCCGAATTGGAACACGCTTCGTTTGCCTATGGCGACAAAGTCATTATGGACAAATTCTCCGCGATTTTGCAGCGCGGCGATAAAATCGGCCTAATCGGCCCCAACGGTATCGGCAAAACCACATTTTTAAAACTGATTTTGGGCGAACTCAACCCGACTTACGGCAGAATCCGTATCGGCAGTAAGCAGGAAGTTGCCTATTTCGACCAATTCCGCAGCGCGTTGAACGAAAACGACACCGTGTTTTACACGCTCGGTCAAGGCAACGATTACGTCGAAGTCGGCGGTAAAAAAAAGCATGTGATGAGCTATTTGGAAGATTTCCTGTTCCATCCTGCCCGCGCGCAAAGCCCCGTTTCATCACTCTCCGGCGGCGAACGCAACCGCCTTTTGCTGGCGAAACTCTTTACCCGTCCCGCCAATATTTTGGTTTTGGACGAACCAACCAACGACTTGGACATCGACACCCAAGAGTTGCTCGAAGACCTGTTGCGCGACTACCAAGGCACGGTATTCCTCGTCTCGCACGACCGTATGTTCTTGGATAATGTGATTACCCAAAGCATTGTTTTCGAAGGACAAGGTCGTCTGAAAGAATACATTGGCGGCTATCAGGACTATATCGACGCAAAATCACGCGAAGAAAAAATTCAGACGGCATCCGCACCCAAAGCATCCAATGCCGAACCCGCCAAAGAAAAACCCAAAGCCAACCGCACGGTCAAACTTTCCTACAAAGAACAGCGCGAACTCGATGCCCTGCCCGACGAAATCGCAACTTTGGAAACCGAGCAGGCTGAAATCAATACCCGGCTTTCCGATCCTGAAATTTTCAAAGATTACGAAAAAGCAGGTGCGTTACAAAGCAGGGCTGAAGAAATTGAAATGCTGCTTTTGGAAAAACTGGAACGCTGGGAATGGCTGGAAGCGAAACAAAATGGAGAAGCGGTTTAA
- the ruvB gene encoding Holliday junction branch migration DNA helicase RuvB, producing the protein MLQTDNLTSAQPQRIITAQNISAQEELLERALRPKTLDDYIGQDKAKEQLAIFIQAAKKRGEALDHTLLFGPPGLGKTTLAHIIAKELGVNLRQTSGPVLERAGDLAALLTNLEPHDVLFIDEIHRLSPVVEEILYPALEDYQLDIMIGEGPAARSVKIDLPPFTLVGATTRAGMLTNPLRDRFGIVSRLEFYQNKDLATIVARSAQLLQLDMGDEGAMEVAKRSRGTPRIANRLLRRVRDYADVKNNGVIDAEIADAALSMLDVDVQGLDVMDRKFLEAILHKFSGGPVGLENVAAAIGESTDTIEDVIEPYLIQQGFLQRTPRGRVATERAYLHFGLKVQE; encoded by the coding sequence ATGTTACAAACCGATAATCTTACTTCTGCACAACCTCAGCGCATTATCACTGCTCAAAATATTTCCGCTCAGGAGGAATTGCTTGAACGCGCTTTACGTCCGAAAACTTTAGACGACTATATCGGGCAGGATAAGGCAAAAGAGCAGTTGGCCATTTTTATTCAGGCGGCGAAAAAACGTGGCGAAGCGCTTGACCACACTTTGCTGTTTGGCCCTCCGGGTTTGGGCAAAACTACTTTGGCACATATTATCGCCAAAGAGTTAGGCGTTAATTTGCGCCAAACCAGCGGCCCGGTTTTGGAACGTGCAGGCGACCTTGCGGCGTTGTTGACCAATCTTGAGCCGCATGATGTGCTGTTTATCGATGAAATCCACCGTTTAAGCCCTGTGGTTGAAGAAATTCTTTATCCTGCGCTTGAAGATTATCAGTTGGACATCATGATAGGCGAGGGGCCGGCCGCGCGTTCGGTCAAAATCGATTTGCCGCCGTTTACATTGGTAGGCGCGACGACCCGTGCCGGTATGCTGACCAATCCTTTGCGCGACCGTTTTGGTATCGTGTCCCGATTAGAGTTTTATCAAAACAAAGATTTGGCGACTATTGTTGCCCGTTCTGCCCAGTTGTTGCAGTTGGATATGGGCGACGAGGGTGCGATGGAAGTGGCCAAGCGCAGCCGCGGCACACCGCGTATTGCCAACCGCCTTTTGCGACGTGTGCGCGATTATGCCGATGTGAAAAACAACGGCGTCATTGATGCGGAAATTGCCGATGCAGCCTTGAGTATGCTGGATGTGGACGTGCAAGGTTTGGATGTGATGGATAGGAAATTCCTTGAGGCGATTTTACACAAATTCAGCGGCGGTCCTGTCGGTTTGGAAAACGTGGCTGCTGCGATTGGCGAATCGACCGATACCATCGAAGATGTGATTGAGCCCTATCTGATTCAGCAGGGTTTTTTGCAGCGTACACCGCGCGGACGCGTAGCAACCGAACGAGCCTATCTGCATTTCGGTTTGAAGGTTCAAGAATAA
- the cmk gene encoding (d)CMP kinase yields the protein MSLKQKVIAIDGPSASGKGTVASRVAEALGFLYLDSGALYRLTALYAQKQNVAWTDEDAVSTLAETLPAQFEGNVVLLNGEDVSEQIRTEAIGMGASAVAQLPKVRTALLQRQRDFLTEKGLVADGRDIGSVIFPDAALKIFLTASANVRAQRRAKQLGIPCEGVAFERILSDIEARDEADRRRPVAPLKQLPDALLLDTDNLSIEEAVKKVLDWYHKV from the coding sequence ATGAGCCTCAAGCAAAAAGTCATTGCCATCGACGGCCCCAGCGCATCCGGTAAAGGGACGGTTGCCTCACGCGTAGCCGAAGCTTTGGGTTTTCTTTACCTAGACTCCGGTGCGCTTTACCGCCTGACCGCACTTTACGCACAAAAACAAAATGTTGCCTGGACAGATGAAGATGCCGTCAGCACACTGGCAGAAACTTTACCCGCACAATTTGAAGGCAACGTCGTATTATTAAACGGCGAAGATGTATCCGAGCAAATCCGTACCGAAGCAATCGGCATGGGCGCATCTGCCGTCGCGCAGTTGCCTAAAGTGCGTACCGCCCTTTTGCAACGCCAACGCGACTTCCTAACCGAAAAAGGCTTGGTCGCCGACGGCCGCGATATCGGCTCGGTTATTTTCCCTGATGCCGCATTAAAAATTTTCCTGACCGCAAGTGCCAATGTCCGCGCCCAACGCCGTGCCAAACAACTCGGCATCCCATGCGAAGGCGTTGCATTCGAGCGTATTTTGTCGGACATTGAAGCTCGCGATGAAGCAGACCGCCGCCGCCCTGTTGCTCCGTTGAAACAGCTGCCCGACGCCCTGCTTTTAGATACCGATAACCTTTCTATCGAAGAAGCTGTAAAAAAAGTGCTTGATTGGTATCATAAAGTTTAA
- the rpsA gene encoding 30S ribosomal protein S1 yields MTMENFAQLLEESFTLQEMNPGEVITAEVVGIDQNFVTVNAGLKSESLIDVAEFKNAQGEIEVKVGDFVTVTIESVENGFGETKLSREKAKRAADWIALEEAMENGDILSGVINGKVKGGLTVMINSIRAFLPGSLVDVRPVKDTSHFEGKEIEFKVIKLDKKRNNVVVSRRAVLEATLGEERKALLENLQEGSVIKGIVKNITDYGAFVDLGGIDGLLHITDLAWRRVKHPSEVLEVGQEVEAKVLKFDQDKQRVSLGMKQLGEDPWSGLTRRYPQGTRLFGKVSNLTDYGAFVEIEQGIEGLVHVSEMDWTNKNVHPSKVVQLGDEVEVMILEIDEDRRRISLGMKQCQANPWEEFAANHNKGDKISGAVKSITDFGVFVGLPGGIDGLVHLSDLSWTEAGEEAVRKYKKGEEVEAVVLAIDVEKERISLGIKQLEGDPFGNFISVNDKGSLVKGSVKSVDAKGAVVALSEEVEGYLPASEFAADRVEDLTTKLKEGDEVEAVIVTVDRKNRSIRLSVKAKDAKENREALNSVNAAATANAGTTSLGDLLKAKLSGDQE; encoded by the coding sequence ATGACTATGGAAAATTTTGCCCAGCTGCTGGAAGAAAGCTTTACCCTGCAAGAGATGAACCCAGGTGAAGTGATTACTGCCGAAGTAGTCGGCATCGATCAAAACTTCGTTACCGTTAACGCAGGTCTGAAATCAGAATCTCTGATTGATGTTGCTGAATTCAAAAACGCTCAGGGCGAGATTGAAGTTAAAGTTGGCGATTTCGTTACCGTTACCATCGAATCTGTTGAAAACGGCTTCGGCGAAACCAAACTGTCCCGCGAAAAAGCCAAACGCGCTGCCGACTGGATCGCTTTGGAAGAAGCTATGGAAAACGGCGACATCCTGTCCGGCGTTATCAATGGCAAAGTCAAAGGTGGTCTGACTGTTATGATCAACAGCATCCGCGCATTCCTGCCGGGTTCTTTGGTTGATGTACGTCCTGTAAAAGACACTTCTCACTTCGAAGGCAAAGAAATTGAATTCAAAGTGATCAAACTGGACAAAAAACGCAACAACGTTGTTGTGTCCCGCCGCGCTGTTCTGGAAGCTACTTTGGGCGAAGAACGCAAAGCCCTGCTGGAAAACCTGCAAGAAGGTTCAGTTATCAAAGGTATCGTTAAAAACATCACCGATTACGGTGCATTCGTTGACTTGGGCGGTATCGACGGTCTGTTGCACATCACCGACTTGGCATGGCGCCGTGTGAAACACCCAAGCGAAGTTTTGGAAGTTGGTCAAGAAGTAGAAGCTAAAGTCCTGAAATTCGACCAAGACAAACAACGCGTTTCTCTGGGTATGAAACAACTGGGCGAAGATCCTTGGAGCGGCCTGACCCGTCGTTACCCACAAGGTACCCGCCTGTTCGGTAAAGTATCCAACCTGACCGACTACGGTGCGTTCGTTGAAATCGAACAAGGCATCGAAGGTTTGGTACACGTTTCCGAAATGGATTGGACCAACAAAAACGTACACCCAAGCAAAGTTGTTCAACTGGGTGACGAAGTTGAAGTCATGATTCTGGAAATCGACGAAGACCGCCGCCGTATCTCTTTGGGTATGAAACAATGCCAAGCTAACCCTTGGGAAGAATTTGCCGCCAACCACAACAAAGGCGACAAAATCTCCGGCGCAGTTAAATCTATCACTGACTTCGGCGTATTCGTAGGTCTGCCTGGCGGTATCGACGGTCTGGTTCACTTGTCCGACCTGTCTTGGACTGAAGCCGGCGAAGAAGCTGTACGCAAATACAAAAAAGGCGAAGAAGTTGAAGCCGTTGTATTGGCAATCGACGTTGAAAAAGAACGCATCTCTTTGGGTATCAAACAACTGGAAGGTGATCCGTTCGGCAACTTCATCAGCGTAAACGACAAAGGTTCTTTAGTTAAAGGTTCTGTGAAATCTGTTGACGCCAAAGGTGCCGTAGTCGCTCTGTCTGAAGAAGTTGAAGGCTACCTGCCTGCTTCCGAATTCGCCGCTGACCGCGTTGAAGACCTGACTACCAAACTGAAAGAAGGCGACGAAGTTGAAGCAGTTATCGTTACCGTTGACCGCAAAAACCGCAGCATCCGTCTGTCTGTTAAAGCGAAAGACGCTAAAGAAAACCGCGAAGCGCTGAATTCAGTTAATGCTGCTGCAACTGCCAATGCCGGTACTACCAGCTTGGGCGACTTGCTGAAAGCCAAACTGTCCGGCGACCAAGAATAA
- a CDS encoding integration host factor subunit beta, with protein sequence MTKSELMVRLAEVFAEKNGNQLLAKDVEYSVKVLVDTMTRSLARGQRIEIRGFGSFDLNHRPARIGRNPKTGERVEVPEKHVPHFKPGKELRERVDLALQESAH encoded by the coding sequence ATGACGAAGTCTGAATTGATGGTTCGCCTTGCAGAAGTGTTTGCCGAAAAAAATGGCAACCAACTGCTGGCTAAAGATGTCGAATACAGTGTAAAAGTCTTGGTTGATACCATGACCCGCTCACTGGCTCGCGGACAACGTATCGAAATCCGCGGCTTCGGCAGCTTCGATTTGAACCACCGCCCTGCCCGTATCGGGCGCAACCCGAAAACCGGCGAACGTGTGGAAGTGCCTGAAAAGCATGTTCCTCACTTCAAACCGGGTAAAGAGTTGCGTGAGCGTGTAGACTTGGCATTGCAAGAAAGTGCTCATTAA
- the zapE gene encoding cell division protein ZapE codes for MSNRDQLFTPPPFENHSPLTWYQAAAEQPNFIRDEAQARAIEYLDRLWTELMMFKRKRNRFLGRSLRSPQVPKGLYFYGGVGRGKSFLMDAFFGCLPYRRKRRVHFHAFMAEIHQRLKVLKSEANPLKAVATEIAKETRVLCFDEFHVSDIADAMILGRLLENLLSEGVVLVATSNYAPSELYPQGQNRSSFLPTISLIESNLTVLNVDGGEDYRLRTLRPAEIFFVPNNEENEQKLAALFKEMSGIYELNPGISIIHGREIPHKAQSECAIWFDFRALCFGPRSQADYLYLAEHYEMVFLSGLERLTPQEKAEARRLTWLIDVLYDFRVKLCATSAVGVNDIYIEGDFAEEFTRTASRMIEMQSEVYLEQPHLTLSK; via the coding sequence ATGAGTAATAGAGACCAACTATTCACACCACCTCCGTTTGAAAACCACAGCCCATTGACTTGGTATCAAGCTGCAGCCGAACAGCCCAACTTTATCCGCGACGAAGCTCAAGCGCGAGCCATTGAATATTTGGATCGTTTGTGGACCGAGCTGATGATGTTCAAACGCAAACGCAACCGTTTTCTCGGCCGTAGCTTGCGCTCCCCCCAAGTACCTAAAGGACTCTATTTTTATGGCGGCGTAGGACGCGGTAAAAGCTTTTTGATGGATGCTTTTTTCGGCTGCCTCCCTTATCGTCGCAAGCGTCGCGTGCATTTCCATGCCTTCATGGCCGAAATCCATCAACGCCTTAAAGTCTTGAAAAGCGAAGCCAATCCCTTAAAAGCCGTTGCAACAGAAATTGCCAAAGAAACACGCGTATTATGTTTTGACGAGTTTCACGTCAGTGATATTGCTGATGCCATGATTCTAGGCCGTTTGCTGGAAAACCTACTGAGTGAAGGTGTAGTCTTGGTAGCCACTTCCAACTACGCCCCATCCGAACTCTATCCTCAAGGCCAAAACCGCAGTAGCTTTCTGCCAACCATCTCCCTTATCGAGTCCAACCTGACCGTTTTAAATGTAGATGGCGGTGAAGATTACCGCTTGCGTACGTTGCGTCCTGCCGAAATTTTCTTTGTTCCCAATAATGAAGAAAACGAGCAAAAACTCGCTGCTTTATTTAAAGAAATGAGCGGAATCTATGAATTAAACCCAGGTATCAGCATTATTCATGGACGGGAAATTCCTCATAAAGCCCAGTCAGAATGCGCCATCTGGTTTGATTTCCGCGCATTATGTTTTGGCCCGCGCTCACAAGCAGACTATTTGTATTTAGCCGAACATTACGAGATGGTTTTCCTTTCAGGATTAGAACGCCTAACCCCTCAAGAAAAAGCAGAAGCACGCCGTCTGACATGGTTAATTGACGTTTTATACGATTTCCGTGTGAAGCTGTGCGCCACCAGCGCAGTTGGCGTAAACGATATTTACATTGAAGGCGATTTTGCCGAAGAATTTACCCGTACAGCCAGCCGTATGATCGAAATGCAATCTGAAGTCTATTTGGAACAACCACACCTGACTTTAAGCAAATAA
- the ndk gene encoding nucleoside-diphosphate kinase, which translates to MAIERTISIIKPDAVEKNVIGKIYSRFEENGLRIIAAKMKHLSEREAKEFYAVHKDRPFYEDLVKFMTRNPVMIQVLEGENAVAKNRELMGATNPSDAAPGTIRADFAESVSVNAVHGSDSVENAAIEIAYFFSQSEICPR; encoded by the coding sequence ATGGCCATCGAACGTACGATTTCCATCATCAAACCCGATGCAGTAGAAAAAAACGTCATCGGCAAGATTTACAGCCGCTTTGAAGAAAACGGCTTGCGCATTATTGCGGCAAAAATGAAACATCTCTCTGAGCGTGAAGCAAAAGAATTTTATGCCGTACACAAAGACCGCCCTTTTTATGAAGACTTGGTTAAATTCATGACTCGCAATCCTGTCATGATTCAAGTATTAGAAGGTGAAAACGCCGTTGCCAAAAATCGTGAACTGATGGGCGCAACCAATCCATCCGATGCAGCTCCTGGCACAATCCGTGCCGACTTTGCAGAATCTGTCAGTGTTAATGCCGTACATGGTTCTGACAGCGTTGAAAATGCTGCAATTGAAATTGCTTACTTCTTCAGCCAAAGCGAAATCTGCCCACGCTAA
- the rlmN gene encoding 23S rRNA (adenine(2503)-C(2))-methyltransferase RlmN yields the protein MKTNLLNYDLNGLTQHFAEMGEKPFRAKQVMRWMHQAGAQNFEEMTDLAKSLRAKLNEQATIEVPKLMMAQESTDGTRKWLLDVGTGNGVETVFIPEAERGTLCISSQVGCALECTFCSTGRQGFNRNLTAAEIIGQLWWANKAMGVTPKNERVISNVVMMGMGEPMANFDNVVTALSIMLDDHGYGLSRRRVTVSTSGMVPQMDRLRDAMPVALAVSLHASNDEVRDQIVPLNKKYPLKELMAACQRYLVKAPRDFITFEYVMLDGINDKAQHARELIELVKDVPCKFNLIPFNPFPNSGYERSTNENIRVFRDILQQVGFVVTVRKTRGDDIDAACGQLAGQVQDKTRRQQKWQQILVEQ from the coding sequence ATGAAAACCAATCTACTGAATTACGATTTAAACGGACTAACGCAACACTTTGCCGAAATGGGCGAAAAGCCTTTTCGTGCCAAGCAGGTAATGCGTTGGATGCATCAAGCGGGTGCACAAAACTTTGAAGAAATGACTGATTTGGCCAAATCATTGCGCGCCAAGTTGAATGAACAAGCCACAATCGAAGTGCCTAAATTAATGATGGCACAAGAATCTACGGATGGTACACGCAAATGGTTGCTGGATGTCGGCACGGGCAACGGTGTAGAAACCGTCTTCATTCCCGAAGCTGAACGCGGAACTTTGTGTATCTCTTCCCAAGTAGGTTGCGCATTGGAATGTACCTTCTGTTCTACCGGTCGACAAGGTTTCAACCGCAACCTGACTGCCGCTGAAATCATCGGTCAGCTTTGGTGGGCCAATAAAGCCATGGGCGTTACCCCTAAAAACGAACGCGTTATCTCCAACGTTGTGATGATGGGCATGGGCGAACCCATGGCAAACTTTGACAATGTTGTTACCGCTTTGAGCATTATGCTGGATGATCACGGCTACGGCTTGAGCCGCCGCCGCGTGACTGTTTCCACTTCGGGCATGGTTCCACAAATGGATAGACTGCGTGATGCAATGCCTGTTGCTTTGGCTGTATCTTTACACGCATCTAACGATGAAGTGCGCGATCAGATTGTTCCTCTCAACAAAAAATACCCGCTCAAAGAATTGATGGCGGCCTGCCAACGTTATTTGGTCAAAGCACCCCGTGACTTTATTACTTTTGAATACGTTATGCTCGACGGTATCAACGATAAAGCACAACATGCGCGTGAGTTGATTGAATTGGTTAAAGACGTACCCTGCAAATTCAATCTGATTCCGTTCAATCCTTTCCCAAATTCCGGCTACGAACGTTCTACCAATGAAAATATCCGTGTTTTCCGCGATATTCTGCAACAAGTCGGCTTTGTCGTTACTGTCCGCAAAACCCGCGGCGACGATATCGATGCCGCTTGCGGACAACTGGCCGGACAAGTACAAGATAAAACACGTCGCCAACAAAAATGGCAACAGATTTTAGTCGAACAATAA